The Anolis carolinensis isolate JA03-04 chromosome 2, rAnoCar3.1.pri, whole genome shotgun sequence genome contains the following window.
aacaggaattactgccgccacccttgccaccgcccccaccccagggaacagtttccggtgcacctacactagaaacgagacccccaccctactctccagagtcaaccgaagcggccaagaaacactatcctagcctagaaaaatatcaggaggaaacaaaggaaaagaagaagtcacaacggatgcccagtgatgcttctccggcacaaactcggagacatggagctccggtgtggcctggtgattcaccgaccagaccggccctccagatgcccttgagaacggtgcctgtgataaacaacaggaatgagatagttcaagcataccaggtagtgcctttcagtagtagtgacattttgaattggaaaaataatactccaccttatagtgaagaaccccaagctatggctaggctattggaagggattatggcaacccataatcccacctggcaagattgcagacaattgttgaatatgttgttcacatcagaagagagaagagcagtgttgaataatggggtagccatagcccaggttggggccccacaagatggtgatgcagccgagtggggagcacagaggtttcctgtggaaatagatccccaatgggacaccgcagaagaaggacatttgcagagactgaaaggattccagcgtatattggtagaagcagtaaagaggggcccgccgcgacccgtcaacattataaaaattcagggagtggtacaggaaaaatctgagtcaccaacagcctttttggaaaggctggaggcagcatatagaaagtatagcccgtataatttggaggatgaaaacggtaggagggtgattcaacagtcttttatcagtcaagcggctcctgacatccggagaaagattcaaaagcaaccaggatttctaggaaagactatgaatgaattgttggcactcgcagatcaagtttatatggcaagggaccaggtagaagaagagaagaaggacaggaagaagaagcaggaataccaagcattagtcaccatgatggaacagagtgcaagtggacagagaggaagaggaggatatgccagagggggacaaggaggaagaagagggccccctcggaggttaggtcgagaccaatgtgctaaatgtaagaagtttggacactggaaaggtgaatgcccagaaggaagagaaggaagtcaggaaggaccgagagaaagaggaaggcctgagagaggaagaaacccaggaaggggaagaggacgtagaaactacgtaccttttcctgcgagagaggtgatagctgcagcagctgtgatggaagaagaatgggaagatatggatggaggagaggaatgaggaagccaggctcttgttttgttggaccccggggagccgatggtcacacttgaaatcggggaccaacaattggactttttagtggacacaggtgccgaaaaatcagtagtaaatacaaaaattagtccaccaactcgggaaactacgaaagtaataggggtgtctgggaagacccagaagtgccccttcctcaaggaacgcacctgcaatctggccggacatcaggtcaagcataagatgttatatcttccagactgcccagtccctttattgggaagggacattttatcaaaattacaagcacaactccagttcatgaagaatggacaaatggaactatcatttcccatggaagaggaatggagactgtttcaagttaggatttttactgaagaaatacaatggccatggcatgagactcctttagtgtgggcagaagataatcctccaggattagctaaatatgttccaccggtggtggtggaagtgaaaagaggaatgggacccatatgtaagccacagtatcccgtcagtcgagaggcggtgcaggggatcagaaagcatctagagcgacttctgcagcatgggatattggtaccatgcagttccccatggaacacgcccctgctcccagtcaagaaacctggaggacaaggagaatatcgcccagttcaagatttgcgggctgtaaatcaagtcaccattcccctaaccccagtagtgcctaatccatacatcatgatgagtctagtaccagcatttgccaaatggtttactgtattggatttaaaggatgcattcttttgcattcgattggcccctgtatcccaaccgatctttgctttccagtgggaatctcagcagtcagggcaaaggacccagtatgtttggacacgccttcctcaggggttccgggacagcccgaccatttttggtcaagccctggccaaagacttacaggattttgtaatacctaaggaagagggaatttggcttcagtatgtagatgacctgcttgtcgcttgccggacactagagggcagtagagaccatactttgaggctactcaaggaattagaaataaagggttacaaagtatcaaggaaaaaggcccagttgtgctgtcccacggtgaaatatttggggttccatctgaccgaaggaaagaagatgttaggagctgaaagaaaggaagttgtttgcgccatccccactcccagtacccggcgacaggtgcgggaatttttgggatcagcaggatattgcagacagtggatccccaactacgccgtgttggctaagccactgtaccaggctacgagaggtggaagagaagatccgtttgagtggacagaagaatgtcaataggcgtttaaggcattaaaagaagcattgatgtcatctccagcattaggactgcctgatttggaaaaaccattcactctgttcgctgcagagcgggaaggaacagcggttggagtattgacccaaccactaggttcatggcaaaggccgattgcctacttgtcaaagcaattggacacagtggctcgtggattgccaccttgcctgagggctgtggcagcatcagtagatttaatcaaagaagcaaataaattgaccctaggacagccactgacagttaaggtgccccatagcgttaaggcactgttagacactaagggaccgcgctggctcacaagtgagaggttaatgaaatatgaggg
Protein-coding sequences here:
- the LOC134296246 gene encoding uncharacterized protein LOC134296246, with amino-acid sequence MPLSGRVPRPRQSPLLGRMGGKNSKSSTPLQCILDNFGSFAIRAVAGNPRDLRDYRLRNLCQGEWPEFGLGWQVEGTWDLKLIRTVEEYCAVNHPNQWVYIATWERVVREDPGWVRQCRNGKCMVVKKEGKKKEVFQSNEEDYPDLQLSVQARQQELLPPPLPPPPPQGTVSGAPTLETRPPPYSPESTEAAKKHYPSLEKYQEETKEKKKSQRMPSDASPAQTRRHGAPVWPGDSPTRPALQMPLRTVPVINNRNEIVQAYQVVPFSSSDILNWKNNTPPYSEEPQAMARLLEGIMATHNPTWQDCRQLLNMLFTSEERRAVLNNGVAIAQVGAPQDGDAAEWGAQRFPVEIDPQWDTAEEGHLQRLKGFQRILVEAVKRGPPRPVNIIKIQGVVQEKSESPTAFLERLEAAYRKYSPYNLEDENGRRVIQQSFISQAAPDIRRKIQKQPGFLGKTMNELLALADQVYMARDQVEEEKKDRKKKQEYQALVTMMEQSASGQRGRGGYARGGQGGRRGPPRRLGRDQCAKCKKFGHWKGECPEGREGSQEGPRERGRPERGRNPGRGRGRRNYVPFPAREVIAAAAVMEEEWEDMDGGEE